In Acidimicrobiales bacterium, the sequence CCGTCGCTGCCAGTTCTTGTCGACGGTGACGTGGAGGTCGAGGTAGGCGCCCTCCGGGAGCTGCGCCCGGACGGCCGTGCCGACCTTCTTCAGCTGCTCGCCACCCTTGCCGACCACGATGCCCTTCTGGGAGTCCCGCTCGACCACGATCTCGCAGCGGATGTACGGCCACTCCCACTCGGTGACCCGCGTCGCGATCGAGTGGGGCAGCTCCTCCCGAGCCACGGCGAGCAGCTGCTCCCGCACCAGCTCGGCCACCCAGAACGCCTCGGGCGAGTCGGACACCATGCCCTCGGGGAAGTAGCGGGGGCCTTCGGGCAGCAGCTCCACGAGATGGTCGACCAGTGCCGTCACGCCGTCGCCGTTGCGGGCCGACACGGGGAAGTACGCGGCCATCTCCAGCTCACCGGTCCGCGACAGCTGGCTCAGGACGTTGGCCGGGCTGGCGATGTCGGTCTTGTTGACGACCACGATCGCTTCCCTGGGCAGGCGCTCCGCGACCCAGGTGTCGCCCTTGCCGAAGGGCTGGGTGGCGTCGACCACGAAGACCACGGCGTCGACGTCGCCGATGGTCGCCCGGGCCGTGTCGTTGAGCCGCTCTCCCAGCGTCGTGCGGGGCTTGTGCAGGCCGGGCGTGTCGACGAACACGATCTGCACGCCGGGCCGGTTGAGCACTCCCTGGATGCGATGCCGGGTCGTCTGCGGCTTGTCCGAGACGATGGTGACCTTCTGCCCGAGGATCTGGTTGAGCAGCGTCGACTTCCCGACGTTGGGCCGGCCGACGAGCGTCACGAACCCCGAGCGAAAGTCACCCTCCTCGTCAGACATGTCACCGACGCTACCCACCATCACACGACACGCTCGACGCGCACCCGTACACCCACGCGGATCTCCTCGAAGCCGACCATGCCGCCGACCGACGACGGCACGACCCGCGGCGGCTGGCTGACGGCCCGACCGACGACCGCGTCGGCCACACCGTCGCCGTCGTCGTCGACCACCGACAGGACGATCGTCGTCCGCTCACCCATCTCGCCGAGGCTCGCCTCGGCCTCGGCGGCGAGCCGCGCCAGTCCCGACGGAGTCGCCGCACCCTGGTTCGCCGCCCGGGACGCGGCATCGTGCAGCGTCGCGCGCACCGTCGAGGTGGCGTAGAGCCCGAGCATCACCTGCACGGCGAAGGCGAGGAACATGATCGTGACGACGAGCCCCGCGACGGCCCCCACCATCCCGACACCCCGATCGTCACTGCCCGATCTCGGCGACCTTGGCACGCGTGTTGGCCTCGGCGTCCAACCAGATCGTCCTGAACCCCACCCACATCAACGATCCGATGGCCGCCATGATCAGGACGGCGATCGCGGCGGAGATCACTCCTTCGCCGACATCGCCGCCTCGACGGCGGCGCACCCGGTGGTCACGACCTCGACGGCGCAGCATGGGGCAGTCCTCCTTCACGCTTCGGAGAAGAGGCGCAGGGCCTCGATGAACGGAACGGCCAGGAAGATGACGCCGGGCACGAGCGTCGCGACCGTCACCGGGATCCAGACCTGTTGGCCGCGGCGCTCCATCGTCGCCACGATCTGCCGGTGCAGCTCGCGCCGCATCGACCGGGCCTCGTCGCTGGTCAGCCGGCCGAGATCGCCCGCCTTGCGGTTGAGGGTCAGCACGTTGACCAGGCGGTGCAGGGCCGGCACGTCGGCCACCTCGGCCCACTCGCGCAGCGCAGCCGTCTCGCTGAGGCCCAGCCCGATCCGCTCGCACACCCGGGCCAGGTCGCGCCCGCAGGCACCCCGACCCCGCTGCGCCAGGCGGCTGAGCGCCGCCGACAGGGAGTAGCCGGCGCCCAGCAGCATGCCCAGCTGCTCGGCGACGATCGGGAGCTCGATGGACAAGCGGCGTTTCCAGCGGTCGGACTCGGCGGCCAGTCCCTGCTCGACCACGAGGAAAGCCAGCAGCGGACCTCCCACCACGAACAGCAACCCGACCGGCCCGACCAGTCCCAGCGCCGCCGCCACCAGCGTCCCCGTGACCAGACCGCCCCCGACCCAGGCGAGCTGACGCACCCGGAACTCGGTCACCCCGAGCGGCGAGTGCACCCGCCGCAACCGCACCGCGAGCGGCTCGGCGACCCCGAACAGCGCCGCCAGCCGCCCACCGACCTGCCGGGCGAACGGCTCCAAGAGCTCCCGCCACGACCCGGCCGCCCGGAAGTTGACCACCTCCCGACGCCGCGGCACCCCGCCGGCAACGTAGGGACCGATCCGATCCACCAGCGCCCGCCTTCGAAACCAGGGCAGCTCCCCCAACACCAAGGCCCACCCCAAGAACCCGACCAACCCCCCGATCGCCAACCAT encodes:
- the era gene encoding GTPase Era, with the translated sequence MSDEEGDFRSGFVTLVGRPNVGKSTLLNQILGQKVTIVSDKPQTTRHRIQGVLNRPGVQIVFVDTPGLHKPRTTLGERLNDTARATIGDVDAVVFVVDATQPFGKGDTWVAERLPREAIVVVNKTDIASPANVLSQLSRTGELEMAAYFPVSARNGDGVTALVDHLVELLPEGPRYFPEGMVSDSPEAFWVAELVREQLLAVAREELPHSIATRVTEWEWPYIRCEIVVERDSQKGIVVGKGGEQLKKVGTAVRAQLPEGAYLDLHVTVDKNWQRRPGSLDRLGF
- a CDS encoding type II secretion system F family protein, encoding MDRIGPYVAGGVPRRREVVNFRAAGSWRELLEPFARQVGGRLAALFGVAEPLAVRLRRVHSPLGVTEFRVRQLAWVGGGLVTGTLVAAALGLVGPVGLLFVVGGPLLAFLVVEQGLAAESDRWKRRLSIELPIVAEQLGMLLGAGYSLSAALSRLAQRGRGACGRDLARVCERIGLGLSETAALREWAEVADVPALHRLVNVLTLNRKAGDLGRLTSDEARSMRRELHRQIVATMERRGQQVWIPVTVATLVPGVIFLAVPFIEALRLFSEA